The following proteins come from a genomic window of Nitrospiraceae bacterium:
- the hyfB gene encoding hydrogenase 4 subunit B — MSVLFIALLTCYAAGVVLPACLPRRPKLQNLVAHSFTCAAGLLGVALGLAGLIASEPLTTSLSSTIPYLSFAVRLDPLAAVFLVTISLIGFAASIYAVGYVTEFYGRHSIAALGSLLNGFLLSMTLVVVADNGFFFIIAWELMSLISYFLVVTEHENADVRYAGFFYLVMTHVGTAFVVLTYLILFQAAGSFSFEAFRHPTQSLPEGMRTLVFLAALIGFGTKAGIVPLHVWLPYAHPAAPSHISALMSGVMIKTAIYGLIRVYFDFLGGQFPWWWGFVVLLVGTVSALLGVMYALMEHDLKSLLAFHSVENIGIILLGIGAGMIFQTYGLREFAALGLLAGLYHTVNHAVFKALLFFGAGSLLYATHSRNLEEYGGLLRRMAWTGLFFLVGAVSISALPPTNGFVSEWLVFQTLFLSFQLPALFLKLMLPVAAAILALTGVLALACFAKAFGMSFLALPRSYHARDAGEVPIAMRFGMGILAVVCVILGLAPMIVVPLLDRTTAPLTGVSISDKMLALDGWALAPMNVEFSSISPPALGIMLIAGGLLALLLAFVFGGRLVRRSYKTWACGINVSPRMEYTATGFVQPIKRVFSTIYRPTVKLETEFLEESRYFAKRRRFEFHIEPVFQKYLYDPVVDAFMGIADRLRILQAGSLHLYLAYIFVALVILLLFAV, encoded by the coding sequence ATGAGTGTCCTCTTCATCGCCCTGCTCACATGTTATGCGGCGGGTGTCGTCCTACCTGCTTGTCTGCCAAGGCGCCCTAAACTGCAGAATCTTGTCGCCCACAGCTTCACCTGTGCGGCGGGCCTCCTTGGTGTAGCACTTGGCCTAGCAGGTCTGATCGCATCTGAACCCCTGACCACCTCGCTCTCCTCCACCATCCCCTATCTAAGTTTTGCAGTGCGCCTCGACCCGCTCGCAGCGGTTTTCCTGGTGACCATTTCGTTAATCGGTTTCGCTGCTTCAATATATGCCGTGGGGTATGTAACAGAGTTCTACGGCCGGCACTCCATCGCCGCGCTCGGCTCTCTCCTTAACGGTTTTCTACTCTCCATGACGCTCGTGGTTGTCGCGGATAATGGGTTCTTCTTCATCATCGCCTGGGAATTGATGTCGCTCATCTCGTATTTCCTGGTTGTGACGGAGCATGAGAACGCGGACGTCCGCTACGCCGGATTCTTTTATCTGGTCATGACTCACGTGGGAACGGCCTTTGTCGTGCTGACCTATCTGATCCTATTCCAGGCAGCCGGCTCATTCTCGTTCGAGGCGTTCCGTCATCCGACACAGTCCTTGCCAGAAGGGATGAGGACGCTGGTGTTTCTGGCCGCCTTGATCGGCTTTGGAACAAAAGCCGGGATCGTGCCGTTGCACGTCTGGCTCCCTTACGCGCACCCAGCCGCACCGTCGCATATTTCAGCGCTTATGTCGGGTGTCATGATCAAAACCGCGATCTATGGGCTGATACGTGTGTATTTTGATTTTCTCGGCGGACAATTCCCCTGGTGGTGGGGATTCGTTGTGTTACTTGTCGGAACTGTGTCGGCATTGCTTGGTGTGATGTATGCGCTCATGGAACACGACCTGAAGAGTCTCCTCGCATTTCATAGCGTGGAAAACATCGGCATCATTCTGCTCGGCATCGGAGCCGGCATGATCTTTCAGACATACGGGCTGAGAGAATTTGCCGCGCTTGGACTCCTCGCCGGGCTCTATCACACCGTGAACCACGCGGTGTTCAAGGCTCTGCTCTTTTTTGGGGCCGGTTCTCTTCTGTACGCCACGCACAGTCGGAACCTGGAGGAATACGGCGGTCTGCTCCGACGCATGGCCTGGACCGGCCTGTTCTTCCTTGTCGGTGCTGTGTCGATCTCAGCGCTGCCACCTACCAATGGATTCGTGAGCGAATGGTTGGTGTTTCAAACACTCTTCCTGAGTTTTCAACTTCCGGCTTTGTTCCTCAAGCTGATGCTTCCGGTTGCGGCGGCCATACTGGCCTTGACCGGTGTCTTAGCCCTGGCCTGTTTTGCTAAGGCTTTCGGCATGTCGTTTTTGGCGCTCCCGCGGAGCTACCACGCGCGCGATGCTGGAGAAGTTCCGATCGCGATGCGATTCGGAATGGGAATCCTGGCCGTAGTGTGCGTCATCCTGGGTCTGGCTCCCATGATCGTGGTGCCTCTCCTCGATCGGACTACGGCACCGCTGACGGGGGTGTCGATCAGCGACAAAATGTTGGCGCTCGACGGATGGGCGTTGGCACCGATGAACGTGGAGTTCTCGAGCATCTCACCGCCTGCGTTGGGGATCATGCTGATCGCTGGCGGTCTCCTTGCTCTGCTGTTGGCTTTCGTGTTCGGGGGACGGCTGGTGAGGCGCTCGTATAAAACCTGGGCCTGCGGGATTAATGTGTCGCCGCGAATGGAGTACACGGCTACGGGGTTCGTCCAGCCCATCAAGAGAGTCTTCAGCACCATCTATCGGCCGACCGTGAAGCTCGAGACTGAGTTTTTGGAAGAGTCCCGCTACTTTGCCAAGCGACGCCGATTTGAGTTTCACATCGAGCCGGTCTTCCAGAAATATCTCTACGATCCTGTGGTGGATGCCTTTATGGGAATCGCCGACCGGCTACGCATACTTCAGGCCGGCAGCCTGCACCTATACTTGGCCTATATTTTTGTTGCGCTCGTGATCCTGTTGCTGTTCGCCGTTTAA
- a CDS encoding sigma-54 dependent transcriptional regulator — MAGSLSNQSASRSLNDPVLTARLEAIKQLAGGLTDRIAVVDRNFNVVYANESAWTETLHDGTGAHPAKCYAVFAHRGGTCESCPNMTLFESSEVQPDAGATIEDRMPCDMYQVFPLTSDRGEVELMLVLFKQKTIQGQSDPAPPPTENSLLAQRESLDELIGRSPVMQQLFEMIGLVADSTATVLIQGESGTGKELVAKTIHKISYRRSEPFVIVDCGSLPETLLESELFGHVKGAFTGAVSNKRGLFEEADGGTVFLDEIADTTPSFQAKLLRVLQEGEIKRVGGTHPIKIDVRVISATNKDLTELVRSKAFRQDLYYRLAVLPLHLPPVRERREDIPLLVNHFIATSCQRHRQPFRTISPDVMHALTEATWPGNVRELQHYIERAVVTTVGPQLTCGDIVAMGSEQAERDLRSVSRGAMKQAERARIIQALQQSDGNRVKTAKLLKISRASLYNKLRTYQIH, encoded by the coding sequence ATGGCCGGATCTCTATCAAACCAATCAGCCTCCCGTAGCCTGAATGATCCTGTTCTCACGGCTCGTCTTGAGGCGATCAAACAACTCGCCGGTGGATTGACCGACCGTATCGCGGTCGTGGATCGCAACTTCAACGTCGTCTATGCCAACGAGTCGGCATGGACGGAAACCCTGCATGATGGAACGGGGGCACATCCTGCTAAGTGCTATGCGGTGTTCGCACATCGTGGTGGAACCTGTGAATCGTGCCCGAACATGACATTGTTCGAATCATCTGAAGTCCAGCCCGATGCCGGCGCCACCATCGAAGACCGGATGCCCTGCGACATGTATCAGGTTTTCCCGCTCACATCTGATCGGGGTGAGGTGGAGTTGATGCTGGTATTGTTCAAGCAAAAGACGATTCAGGGTCAGTCGGATCCTGCCCCTCCGCCAACGGAAAATTCCCTGCTCGCGCAGAGGGAATCCCTGGATGAGCTGATCGGTCGAAGTCCCGTGATGCAGCAGCTCTTCGAGATGATCGGCCTGGTGGCGGATAGTACCGCGACAGTCCTGATCCAGGGGGAGAGCGGGACGGGGAAGGAGTTAGTCGCAAAAACCATCCACAAAATTAGCTATCGAAGGAGCGAGCCATTTGTGATTGTCGATTGCGGTTCGCTGCCGGAGACGCTGCTCGAGAGTGAACTGTTCGGTCACGTGAAAGGGGCCTTTACCGGTGCGGTTTCGAACAAGCGAGGCTTGTTCGAAGAAGCGGATGGCGGGACGGTTTTCCTGGACGAAATCGCCGACACGACTCCATCGTTTCAAGCCAAGCTCCTCCGAGTTCTTCAGGAAGGGGAAATCAAACGTGTCGGAGGAACTCACCCGATTAAGATCGACGTTCGGGTCATCTCGGCGACCAACAAAGATCTTACCGAACTCGTCCGGTCGAAAGCTTTCCGACAGGATCTCTACTATCGGTTGGCTGTCTTGCCGTTGCATCTTCCGCCCGTTCGGGAACGACGGGAGGATATTCCGCTGCTCGTCAACCACTTCATCGCGACATCCTGTCAACGACATCGGCAGCCGTTCCGGACGATCTCGCCGGACGTGATGCACGCATTGACCGAAGCGACGTGGCCCGGAAACGTCCGCGAGTTACAGCACTATATCGAGCGGGCTGTGGTCACGACCGTTGGCCCTCAGCTGACGTGTGGTGACATCGTGGCGATGGGATCAGAACAGGCGGAACGAGACCTTCGATCTGTATCGCGGGGCGCGATGAAGCAAGCGGAGCGGGCACGCATCATCCAGGCTCTTCAACAGTCCGATGGCAACCGCGTCAAAACGGCCAAATTGCTCAAGATCAGTCGGGCAAGTCTCTATAACAAGCTGAGAACATATCAGATTCATTAG
- a CDS encoding response regulator, which produces MTERKSAVVLIVEDDNDMRSLLCDELWSEGYQLREARDGDEALRMVLESAPDLILTDLKMPAGGFDYISRLKTFAPHSPIVLMTAFGGTRIKSDALKWGAAAYFDKPVRLGELKATVRQLLTSKVAEEF; this is translated from the coding sequence GTGACCGAAAGGAAATCCGCCGTGGTGCTGATTGTTGAAGACGACAATGATATGCGCAGTCTGCTCTGTGACGAACTCTGGAGCGAAGGTTACCAGCTCAGAGAAGCCAGAGACGGTGATGAGGCTCTTCGAATGGTGCTGGAGTCAGCGCCCGACTTGATTCTGACCGATCTGAAGATGCCGGCCGGGGGATTCGATTACATCAGTCGCCTGAAGACCTTCGCTCCCCACTCCCCAATCGTGCTAATGACCGCCTTCGGAGGGACCCGAATAAAGTCAGATGCATTGAAGTGGGGCGCCGCGGCCTACTTCGACAAACCGGTGCGGCTCGGCGAGTTGAAGGCGACGGTGCGACAATTGTTAACGAGCAAGGTTGCAGAGGAGTTCTGA